One segment of Spiroplasma cantharicola DNA contains the following:
- a CDS encoding PTS glucose transporter subunit IIABC: MSIKLYAPVDCEVKRVEKCSDEAFANKMLGDGILIIPKNNIFFSPFFNAKVKMIFNTKHAYKFEVEGFNVLLHCGLESVNLNGKYFETDLKINQEVDLKTKLFSVEIIELEKLNILTETPIVFEDPKIKIPYFEERIYKKGELICEINLEDEKKLDNESIDPYTFFETDSKYIAVGRKINEFIGGKENYTNFYNCATRLRFKIKNKDKVDLKKIKEQEIVKSVIWSSDELQIIIGPDVYKLKNAIGEINDSGDVSFALKEKVKSNKPKVSLFFGTIMAIILRILPFLVGLSLLQAAIAMFQQLGWMPDITTDPTKETGDTIYLLNAPVIWAMIFIMARTSIVMLGIMIAWSTSDYFKLRPVIGIGIGAILCSPYLFVSGGPNGMGEHIVIFELWDQPLDPKNPVTLFLKQLSEVRLNGMNTKPLVILPTILLAKKMDDKIGEWMPPSLELIGRPFLIFITTLPIAFLIFSPIWNVIEALMAIFVFYFKNIPFGLGIGFYVAFWQIAIIFGIHSILAMVQFLDHIINGGQTEIGVAGGISLFAQFGALVAVIIVTKNIKLRNQSIGLITAAVIGVTEPILYQVNLPKRRPLYSGIIGAFVFGTLSGLLGITTRAKTGWGFLELIGYYSDPILGGTSDISPLANGLMYTFCCLGSFLLSGVICVFWFKERKSEKKLVKEVTNNLVKLVKLQDGQSSLEFKTEVYKINKMLNSMNEKMIKEYEIKIQNLVLVRTKIQMLNSKLEKAKERILLKGKKLMNENKIEKANKLISKYKILIEKYDVSDFEKKLLLIEKEIDFKTLDLLISNNLNEVSEVLNKYKQKIGENKIEQVKNNYNNALNALRINYELDVQNDNILNFEKEFKMLRG; encoded by the coding sequence ATGAGTATAAAACTTTATGCTCCAGTTGATTGTGAAGTTAAACGTGTTGAAAAATGTTCTGATGAAGCCTTTGCTAATAAAATGTTAGGAGATGGAATTTTAATAATTCCTAAAAATAACATATTTTTTTCACCTTTTTTTAATGCAAAAGTGAAAATGATATTTAATACAAAGCATGCATATAAATTTGAAGTTGAAGGCTTTAATGTATTACTTCATTGTGGACTGGAAAGTGTGAATTTAAATGGTAAATATTTTGAAACTGATTTAAAAATAAATCAGGAGGTTGATTTAAAAACAAAGTTATTTTCTGTTGAAATAATTGAATTAGAAAAGTTAAATATTTTAACAGAAACACCAATAGTGTTTGAAGATCCAAAAATAAAAATACCATATTTTGAAGAAAGAATTTATAAAAAGGGAGAATTAATTTGTGAAATTAATTTAGAGGATGAAAAAAAATTAGATAATGAAAGTATAGATCCTTATACTTTTTTTGAAACAGATAGTAAATATATAGCAGTAGGTCGTAAAATTAATGAATTTATAGGAGGAAAAGAAAATTATACAAACTTTTATAATTGTGCTACAAGATTACGATTCAAAATAAAAAATAAAGATAAAGTTGATCTAAAAAAAATAAAAGAGCAAGAAATTGTTAAAAGTGTTATATGAAGCAGTGACGAGTTACAAATAATTATTGGTCCAGATGTATATAAGTTAAAAAATGCAATAGGAGAAATAAATGATTCAGGTGATGTTAGTTTTGCTTTAAAAGAAAAAGTAAAATCAAATAAACCAAAAGTTTCATTATTCTTTGGAACAATAATGGCAATTATACTTAGAATATTGCCATTTTTGGTTGGATTAAGTTTATTGCAAGCAGCAATAGCTATGTTTCAACAATTGGGTTGAATGCCAGATATTACAACTGACCCCACAAAAGAGACTGGAGATACTATTTATTTATTAAATGCTCCTGTAATTTGAGCAATGATATTTATAATGGCAAGAACATCAATTGTTATGTTAGGAATAATGATTGCATGATCTACTTCTGATTATTTTAAACTAAGACCAGTAATAGGAATTGGAATTGGTGCAATTCTATGTTCACCATATTTGTTTGTAAGTGGTGGACCAAATGGAATGGGAGAACATATTGTTATTTTTGAATTATGAGATCAACCACTTGATCCAAAAAATCCAGTAACTCTTTTTTTAAAACAACTTTCCGAAGTTCGTTTAAATGGGATGAATACTAAACCACTTGTAATTTTACCAACAATTTTATTGGCTAAAAAAATGGATGATAAAATTGGAGAATGAATGCCTCCTTCATTGGAATTAATTGGTAGACCCTTTTTAATATTTATAACAACATTACCAATTGCATTTTTAATTTTTAGCCCAATTTGGAACGTAATTGAAGCACTAATGGCCATTTTTGTTTTCTATTTTAAAAATATACCATTCGGTTTAGGAATTGGATTTTATGTGGCTTTTTGACAAATTGCTATTATCTTTGGTATACACAGTATTCTAGCAATGGTTCAATTTCTTGACCATATAATTAATGGAGGACAAACTGAAATTGGTGTAGCTGGAGGAATTTCATTATTTGCCCAGTTTGGAGCTTTAGTTGCTGTCATAATTGTTACAAAAAATATTAAACTGCGAAATCAGAGTATAGGACTTATAACAGCTGCTGTAATTGGTGTTACAGAACCAATTCTATATCAAGTTAATTTACCTAAACGTCGACCATTATATTCTGGGATCATAGGAGCCTTTGTATTTGGTACATTATCTGGTCTATTAGGTATAACAACAAGGGCTAAAACGGGATGGGGCTTTCTGGAACTAATTGGATATTATTCTGATCCAATCTTAGGGGGCACATCCGACATCTCACCTTTAGCAAATGGTTTAATGTATACTTTTTGTTGTCTTGGTTCATTCTTATTATCAGGAGTAATTTGTGTTTTCTGATTTAAAGAGCGTAAATCAGAAAAAAAATTAGTAAAAGAAGTTACAAATAACTTAGTGAAATTAGTTAAATTACAAGACGGACAAAGTTCATTGGAATTTAAAACAGAGGTTTATAAAATAAATAAAATGTTAAATAGTATGAATGAAAAGATGATTAAGGAATATGAGATTAAAATTCAAAACTTAGTACTAGTTAGAACCAAAATTCAAATGTTAAATAGCAAACTTGAAAAGGCAAAAGAAAGAATTTTACTTAAAGGTAAAAAACTTATGAATGAAAATAAAATTGAAAAAGCAAATAAACTTATTTCAAAATATAAAATACTAATTGAAAAATACGATGTTTCAGATTTTGAAAAAAAATTGCTTTTAATTGAAAAGGAAATTGATTTTAAAACTTTAGATTTATTAATATCAAATAATTTAAATGAAGTATCAGAAGTTCTAAATAAATATAAACAAAAAATTGGAGAAAATAAGATAGAACAAGTAAAAAATAATTATAATAATGCCTTAAATGCTTTACGTATTAATTATGAACTAGATGTTCAAAATGATAATATTTTAAACTTTGAAAAAGAATTTAAAATGCTGAGAGGATAA
- a CDS encoding helix-turn-helix domain-containing protein: MKSIFSKLENLTREYKNTSDKIIAINVINAMRKKQILTQKQLAKICFVSESKITKFIQNIGEPNYKLFISKLKSEHFLYDSINKANLKMNIIHLIEMWCRVNYEFIKNLAEEIKVTKNINIFASAQTVWIAEGLKDILVNYNKRPLVIYKNFNIFNEPEIDSEDLNIVFLYGRDIFTLNSYLKLINNKTNPSKNFLIASETNYDTKILNCNNSLKLDYFSNNKSNIYRNLALYILISELAKEIESK; encoded by the coding sequence ATGAAATCAATTTTTTCAAAATTGGAAAATTTAACAAGAGAATATAAAAACACAAGCGATAAAATAATTGCAATTAATGTTATAAATGCAATGAGAAAAAAACAAATATTGACTCAAAAACAACTTGCTAAAATTTGTTTTGTTTCAGAATCAAAAATCACAAAATTTATTCAAAATATTGGAGAACCAAATTATAAGCTCTTTATTTCTAAACTAAAAAGTGAACATTTTTTATATGATTCAATTAATAAAGCTAATTTAAAAATGAATATTATTCATTTAATTGAAATGTGATGTAGAGTGAATTATGAGTTTATTAAAAATTTAGCAGAGGAAATAAAAGTAACTAAAAATATTAATATTTTTGCTTCTGCACAAACAGTTTGAATTGCAGAGGGCTTAAAAGACATATTAGTAAATTATAATAAGCGCCCCTTAGTAATTTATAAAAATTTTAATATTTTTAATGAACCAGAAATTGATAGTGAGGACTTAAATATTGTTTTTTTATACGGTAGAGATATTTTTACACTTAATTCATATTTAAAATTAATTAATAATAAAACAAATCCATCAAAAAATTTTTTAATTGCTTCAGAAACAAACTATGATACAAAAATATTGAATTGCAATAATTCTTTAAAGTTGGATTATTTTAGTAATAATAAATCAAATATTTATAGAAATTTAGCTTTATATATTTTGATATCCGAACTTGCAAAAGAGATTGAATCAAAGTAA
- a CDS encoding 3'-5' exoribonuclease YhaM family protein, whose protein sequence is MINEINADSKIVTLIARIEKAILSTGNNGANYLILNLVDMTGRIEARLWNSTEKDLDELKTGLIVKIEAVTNVYRQQLQLKVNSYEIINEGDYQKHSINEEMFSISAPINVKTNYVKLVDFINSLENKTYKTITLEILKQYEVEFKTFPAAVSIHHNVVGGLFWHSFSLLMGAKALREVYKYADIDWELVYCGTILHDIGKVLEMAGKNASEYTDQGKLLGHISIGNTFVSNKAIQLGLQDNEDVLKLQHAILASHGKNEYGSPVEPLLIEAVIISSLDSLDARIYKINDELSKVEEGAWTSRILSEDGRSYLNHIKKRNKSKSSKIKT, encoded by the coding sequence ATGATTAATGAAATTAATGCAGATAGTAAAATAGTTACTTTAATAGCTAGAATAGAAAAAGCAATTTTATCAACAGGGAATAATGGAGCTAATTACTTAATTTTAAATTTAGTTGATATGACTGGAAGAATCGAAGCAAGACTTTGAAATTCTACTGAAAAAGATCTAGATGAATTAAAAACAGGCTTAATTGTAAAAATAGAGGCTGTTACAAATGTTTATAGACAACAATTACAATTAAAAGTTAATTCATATGAAATTATTAATGAAGGTGATTATCAAAAGCATAGTATAAATGAAGAAATGTTTAGTATTAGTGCTCCAATTAATGTTAAGACTAATTATGTTAAATTAGTTGACTTTATAAACAGTCTTGAAAATAAAACTTATAAAACAATAACTTTGGAAATTTTAAAACAATACGAAGTTGAATTTAAAACATTTCCAGCTGCTGTAAGTATTCATCATAATGTAGTTGGTGGTTTATTCTGACATAGTTTTTCTTTATTAATGGGTGCAAAAGCACTAAGAGAGGTTTATAAATATGCAGATATTGACTGAGAATTAGTATATTGTGGCACAATTCTTCATGATATAGGAAAAGTACTTGAAATGGCAGGTAAGAATGCTTCAGAATATACTGATCAAGGTAAACTATTAGGTCATATCTCGATAGGTAATACATTTGTCTCAAACAAGGCAATACAACTGGGTTTACAAGACAATGAAGATGTATTAAAGCTACAACATGCAATATTAGCAAGTCATGGTAAAAATGAGTATGGTTCACCTGTAGAACCTTTATTAATTGAAGCAGTTATTATTTCTTCTTTAGATTCATTAGATGCAAGAATTTATAAAATTAATGATGAACTATCCAAAGTAGAAGAGGGAGCTTGAACTTCAAGAATTCTTTCTGAAGATGGTAGAAGCTATTTAAATCATATTAAGAAAAGAAATAAAAGTAAATCTTCAAAAATAAAAACATAA
- a CDS encoding biotin/lipoyl-containing protein codes for MEKIKFKNVKKYKGIVEQVLVKEGQPVKKNEILATISTQLEKFDIRSTTDGVIRNIYVIESLIVSHGDTLFDIFSYKEMKNLLKKPSNMNETLKDGLSEFGYLEKLISEPDEPEEEIKEVKSKKDKKTKTATEEELEILNDFENKKYLIDEVIDTDYQIEEEFTEDPIADAKIDIAPVKTITRETSTFDLRESPVIVSETITKKVIYENSDNFKDDDMFSDDISTVSQSEILEEISRSNSQKNVIKVEKEVKEKKQNIIKEENKVEESNSVLLKELDYERFQKVLKNNEKLSNKVKELEKTVSSFIEESKENNDKKINSLTKKIEEKSKTIESKLKEVELMSSENSKLVSKTIEKKVIVDKTDIGSFSFKLDITALISLQTLMIEPSKEENIDLELNAFYVKALKRALTKFEELDSNHSLVRLVKTDGYSVKDTVVKVSDDLSILDISKEIHKNNLVKDKEVKVAIYDISNFGLDNANFGLNKNSILSIYISSISSSFKDDGSLTNYVKINFAFNQNSLEPEDAIMFGKEFISILKNPGFLI; via the coding sequence ATGGAAAAAATAAAATTTAAGAATGTCAAGAAATATAAGGGTATTGTAGAACAAGTATTAGTTAAAGAAGGCCAACCAGTCAAAAAAAATGAAATATTAGCAACAATTTCAACACAACTTGAAAAATTTGATATACGTTCTACAACAGATGGAGTAATTAGAAACATTTATGTAATTGAATCATTAATTGTTTCGCATGGAGATACTTTATTTGATATATTCTCTTATAAAGAAATGAAAAATTTATTGAAAAAACCATCAAATATGAATGAAACATTAAAAGATGGATTAAGCGAATTTGGGTACTTAGAAAAGTTAATAAGTGAGCCAGATGAACCAGAAGAAGAAATTAAAGAAGTAAAATCAAAAAAAGACAAAAAGACAAAAACTGCAACTGAAGAAGAATTAGAAATTCTTAATGATTTTGAAAATAAAAAGTACTTAATTGATGAAGTTATAGATACTGACTATCAAATTGAAGAAGAATTTACAGAAGATCCTATCGCAGATGCAAAAATAGATATTGCTCCTGTTAAAACAATAACAAGAGAAACTTCTACTTTTGATTTAAGAGAAAGTCCAGTTATTGTTTCTGAAACAATAACAAAAAAAGTTATCTATGAAAATTCTGATAATTTTAAAGATGATGATATGTTTTCAGATGACATTTCAACAGTTTCTCAATCTGAAATTTTAGAAGAAATTTCAAGAAGTAATTCACAAAAAAATGTTATTAAAGTTGAGAAAGAAGTAAAAGAAAAAAAACAAAATATTATAAAAGAAGAAAATAAAGTTGAAGAGTCTAACTCTGTTTTATTAAAAGAATTAGACTACGAAAGATTCCAAAAGGTTCTAAAAAATAATGAAAAATTATCTAATAAAGTTAAAGAATTAGAAAAAACAGTTTCATCATTTATAGAAGAAAGTAAAGAAAACAATGATAAAAAAATTAATTCATTAACAAAAAAAATAGAGGAAAAGTCAAAAACTATTGAATCTAAATTAAAAGAAGTTGAATTAATGTCTTCAGAAAATAGTAAACTTGTATCAAAAACAATAGAAAAAAAAGTTATTGTAGATAAAACAGATATTGGTAGCTTTTCATTTAAATTGGATATAACTGCTTTAATAAGTTTACAAACATTAATGATTGAACCTTCAAAAGAAGAAAATATTGATTTAGAACTTAATGCCTTTTATGTTAAAGCATTAAAAAGAGCTTTAACTAAATTTGAAGAATTAGATTCAAATCACTCACTTGTAAGATTAGTAAAAACTGATGGTTATTCAGTAAAAGATACTGTTGTTAAAGTTAGCGATGATTTAAGCATTTTAGATATTTCAAAAGAAATACATAAAAATAATCTAGTTAAAGATAAAGAAGTTAAAGTTGCAATATATGATATTTCAAACTTTGGATTGGATAATGCTAATTTTGGCCTAAATAAAAATTCAATCTTGTCAATTTATATCTCATCAATCTCAAGTTCGTTTAAAGATGATGGTAGTTTAACAAATTATGTAAAAATAAATTTTGCATTTAATCAAAATAGTTTGGAACCTGAAGATGCAATAATGTTTGGAAAAGAATTTATAAGTATTTTAAAAAATCCGGGTTTCTTAATTTAA
- the trmFO gene encoding methylenetetrahydrofolate--tRNA-(uracil(54)-C(5))-methyltransferase (FADH(2)-oxidizing) TrmFO has translation MKVNIIGAGLAGCEAAWQLAENGINVHLYEKKKIQKNEIQTLETFAELVCSNTFRSLSTQNAVGILKKELELLNSFILDCAFKTQIPSDDALAVDRTAFSNLVDERIRNHKNIKVFEEEFLNLNTQEIILIASGPLCSKEFKIELEKLLGKQKLFYLDASAPIIEKESIDFSKVYYKSRYKNDNSYICIPLNEQQFDIFHNKLINAKTVELKDFEQEIFFRGCQPIEQLAKTSKKILLKSAMSPNGLEDIHGFKPYSAVQLRRDDAMDNLYNMVGFQTNIAWKEQKEIFSTLPGLEKAVFRRFGVMHKNSFINSPKILNNKLQMMRKKNIFFAGQITGVEGYIESFASGLVASRGIISFINESKFIPFPEDTVLGSLINYITNSNHKKLKPMKSNMGLIKVDPTLSFSSKEEKYFYIYKNSLDKIKDFI, from the coding sequence ATGAAAGTTAATATAATTGGAGCTGGTTTAGCTGGTTGTGAAGCTGCTTGACAACTAGCAGAAAATGGAATTAATGTTCACTTATATGAAAAGAAAAAAATTCAAAAAAATGAAATTCAAACTTTAGAAACTTTTGCTGAGTTAGTTTGTTCAAATACTTTCAGAAGTCTTTCAACTCAAAATGCTGTTGGAATTTTAAAAAAGGAATTAGAGCTTTTGAATTCTTTTATTTTAGATTGTGCTTTTAAAACTCAAATTCCTTCTGATGATGCACTTGCAGTTGATAGAACTGCTTTTTCAAATTTAGTTGATGAAAGAATTAGAAATCATAAAAATATCAAAGTATTTGAAGAAGAGTTTTTGAACTTAAATACACAAGAAATAATTTTAATAGCCAGTGGTCCTTTATGTTCAAAGGAATTTAAAATTGAGTTGGAAAAATTACTTGGTAAACAAAAATTATTTTATTTAGATGCATCTGCTCCTATAATTGAAAAAGAATCAATAGACTTTTCAAAAGTTTATTATAAGTCAAGATATAAGAATGATAATAGTTATATTTGCATTCCGCTAAATGAGCAACAATTTGATATTTTTCATAATAAATTAATAAATGCAAAAACAGTGGAACTTAAAGATTTTGAACAAGAAATTTTCTTTAGGGGCTGCCAACCAATAGAACAATTGGCAAAAACTTCAAAAAAAATATTATTAAAATCAGCAATGTCACCAAATGGATTGGAAGATATTCATGGTTTTAAGCCTTATTCAGCTGTTCAATTAAGAAGAGATGATGCAATGGATAATTTGTATAATATGGTAGGTTTTCAAACAAATATTGCTTGAAAGGAACAAAAAGAGATTTTTTCAACACTTCCAGGACTTGAAAAAGCTGTTTTTAGAAGATTTGGAGTTATGCATAAAAATAGCTTTATAAATTCACCTAAAATACTTAATAATAAATTACAAATGATGAGAAAAAAGAATATTTTTTTTGCAGGCCAAATTACAGGAGTAGAAGGTTATATTGAGTCTTTTGCTTCGGGTTTAGTTGCAAGCAGAGGAATTATTAGTTTTATTAATGAAAGTAAATTTATACCCTTTCCAGAAGATACTGTTTTGGGAAGTTTAATAAACTATATTACAAATTCCAATCACAAAAAATTAAAACCAATGAAATCGAATATGGGTTTAATTAAGGTTGACCCAACTCTAAGTTTTTCTTCAAAAGAAGAAAAATATTTTTATATATATAAAAATTCTTTAGATAAAATAAAAGACTTTATTTAG
- a CDS encoding copper homeostasis protein CutC, which translates to MLLEVIAKDFKDIRIINNSNANRIEFCEDLKVGGLTPALEDIKYACDLSKLPINIIVRNTSRDFFYTDKEKKDMIEQIKFIKTTKANGIVIGALNKDLTIDVDFLNEVIKHKGNLEITFHKAFDEVKDFIEAFKILDKLGITNVLTSGGKDIKKGKKVIKKLATLNLNTKILIGGGVNQKNFSSLKKISKNIHVGSCVRNNQSWDESVNDKRINELLETN; encoded by the coding sequence ATGTTACTAGAAGTAATTGCAAAGGATTTTAAAGATATAAGAATTATAAACAATTCTAATGCTAATAGAATTGAATTTTGTGAGGATCTAAAAGTTGGTGGATTAACACCAGCTTTAGAAGATATTAAATATGCTTGTGATTTATCAAAGTTACCAATAAATATTATTGTTAGAAATACATCAAGAGATTTTTTTTATACTGATAAAGAAAAAAAAGATATGATAGAACAAATTAAATTTATTAAAACAACTAAAGCAAATGGAATAGTTATAGGTGCTTTAAATAAAGACCTTACAATTGATGTTGATTTTTTAAACGAAGTTATTAAACATAAAGGAAACTTAGAAATAACTTTTCATAAAGCTTTTGATGAAGTAAAAGACTTTATAGAAGCATTTAAAATTTTAGATAAATTAGGTATAACAAATGTTTTAACAAGTGGTGGAAAAGATATTAAAAAGGGTAAAAAAGTTATAAAAAAACTTGCTACTCTTAACTTAAATACTAAAATATTAATTGGTGGAGGAGTTAATCAAAAAAATTTTTCTAGTCTAAAAAAAATATCAAAAAATATTCATGTGGGATCATGTGTAAGAAATAATCAAAGTTGAGATGAAAGTGTTAATGATAAAAGAATAAATGAGTTATTGGAGACAAATTAA
- the metK gene encoding methionine adenosyltransferase, which translates to MKKLFTSESVSEGHPDKICDQISDAILDECLKQDSNSKVACETFVTENYLLIGGEITTKAVVDYAGIAKWVLKRVGYKDAATGIDPEKCEIVIKINTQSPDIAMGVEKKEMGAGDQGIMFGYANSETQTYMPYSIQIAHDLVHIASKLRKNGAFKWAQPDMKSQVTIDYTNEKNPRIDTILMSIQHDENYNQELFEKFIKSNIMDVIAKRYGLNTDFKVLINPTGRFVIGGPKGDTGLTGRKIIVDTYGGYSRHGGGAFSGKDPSKVDRSAAYMCRYAAKNIVAAKLADKVEIQVSYAIGKPDPISILIETFGTNKVSMDILYKALNENFDFKVSSIIKTLNLQSPVYFRTSKYGHFGKKEFSWEKLDKIRVLEEYL; encoded by the coding sequence ATGAAAAAATTATTTACTAGTGAATCTGTTTCAGAGGGACATCCAGATAAAATTTGTGATCAAATAAGTGACGCAATACTTGATGAATGTTTAAAACAAGATTCAAATTCAAAAGTTGCTTGTGAAACTTTTGTAACAGAAAATTATTTATTAATAGGTGGGGAAATAACCACAAAAGCAGTTGTTGATTATGCTGGCATTGCAAAATGAGTTTTAAAAAGAGTAGGTTATAAAGATGCTGCAACAGGTATTGATCCAGAAAAATGTGAGATTGTAATTAAAATTAACACACAATCTCCAGATATTGCAATGGGTGTTGAAAAAAAAGAAATGGGTGCAGGAGACCAAGGAATAATGTTTGGTTATGCAAATAGTGAGACTCAAACATATATGCCTTATTCAATTCAAATAGCTCATGATTTAGTTCACATCGCTTCAAAATTGCGTAAAAATGGTGCTTTTAAATGAGCTCAACCTGATATGAAATCACAAGTAACTATAGATTATACAAATGAAAAAAATCCAAGAATTGATACAATTTTAATGTCAATTCAGCATGATGAAAATTATAATCAAGAGCTTTTTGAAAAATTTATAAAAAGTAATATTATGGATGTAATTGCAAAAAGATATGGATTAAATACAGACTTTAAAGTTTTAATTAATCCAACAGGAAGATTTGTTATTGGAGGACCAAAAGGTGATACTGGTCTTACTGGAAGAAAGATAATTGTTGATACTTATGGAGGATATTCTCGCCATGGTGGAGGAGCTTTTTCTGGAAAAGATCCAAGTAAAGTAGATAGAAGTGCAGCTTATATGTGCCGATATGCAGCTAAAAATATTGTCGCTGCAAAATTGGCAGATAAAGTTGAAATTCAAGTAAGTTATGCGATTGGAAAACCTGACCCAATTTCTATATTGATTGAAACTTTTGGAACAAATAAAGTATCTATGGATATTCTTTATAAGGCTCTAAATGAAAATTTTGATTTTAAAGTTAGTTCAATTATAAAAACCCTAAATTTACAATCACCAGTATATTTCAGAACAAGTAAATATGGGCATTTTGGAAAAAAAGAATTTAGTTGAGAAAAGTTAGATAAAATAAGAGTGTTGGAGGAATATTTATAA
- a CDS encoding alpha/beta fold hydrolase, with protein sequence MEIWVAVWNLLSIIIYIMLGTFLFIFLLALSARIIKFNKIKFKSTPIVKSELIKKKMFKTSSGYELRWFGEIDPKSEYIIIGVHDIYRNRKDFDKLENWLRKNQKNKYSLVSFDQRNCGENEINSHFSFGATIADLNEIIDVISEANPSSKIVLLGEGFGGTICSFFSKNKKVYKIISSSLRLNNPYKKSFGFYIKLWWGTLFKAESKLIVPINGLDFTDEKEYAKKLEDENITKNLWSVREYYLWKRINRKAIKNINDSEIEIVLFLSNNDFYCDPKKIAKYLSRLDKNKYILEKIKEKKHYLLNTKKSEEVFELIVKNI encoded by the coding sequence ATGGAAATTTGAGTGGCAGTTTGAAACTTACTTAGCATAATTATTTATATTATGTTAGGAACCTTTCTCTTTATTTTTCTTTTAGCTTTAAGCGCAAGAATAATTAAATTTAATAAAATTAAATTTAAATCTACTCCAATTGTTAAAAGTGAACTTATAAAGAAAAAAATGTTTAAAACTAGTTCAGGCTATGAGCTAAGATGATTTGGAGAAATAGATCCTAAAAGTGAGTATATTATTATTGGAGTTCATGATATCTATAGAAATAGAAAAGATTTTGATAAGTTAGAGAATTGATTAAGAAAAAACCAAAAAAATAAGTATTCTCTGGTTTCTTTTGACCAAAGAAATTGTGGAGAAAATGAAATAAATAGCCATTTTAGTTTTGGTGCAACAATTGCTGATCTAAATGAAATTATCGATGTCATTAGTGAAGCAAATCCAAGTTCTAAAATAGTTCTTTTAGGAGAAGGTTTTGGAGGTACTATTTGTTCATTTTTTTCAAAAAACAAAAAGGTATATAAAATAATTTCTTCATCATTAAGATTAAATAATCCTTATAAAAAAAGTTTTGGTTTTTATATAAAACTTTGATGGGGGACACTTTTTAAAGCAGAAAGTAAATTGATTGTTCCAATAAATGGGTTAGACTTTACTGATGAAAAGGAGTATGCCAAAAAATTAGAAGATGAAAATATAACCAAAAACTTATGGAGTGTTAGAGAGTATTATTTATGAAAAAGAATTAATAGAAAAGCCATTAAAAATATTAATGACAGTGAAATAGAAATTGTATTATTTCTTTCAAACAACGATTTTTATTGTGACCCAAAAAAAATTGCTAAATATTTATCAAGATTAGATAAAAATAAATATATTTTAGAGAAAATAAAAGAAAAAAAACATTACTTATTAAATACTAAAAAATCAGAAGAAGTATTTGAATTAATTGTAAAAAATATATAA
- a CDS encoding TIGR00282 family metallophosphoesterase encodes MNFLMIGDVYSKSGRDVLEKQLSSIVEKNQIDFIIVNGENISHGKGINKNHYDFLKKLGVNVITSGNHIFKVKETFEFIDSVDDLLRPANMNSFNLGIGTNQYNFGKIKIRVTNMMGKSFMEHVNNPYEVMDKIIKENTADVHIVDFHAEASAEKLAFAWNYDGILTAVLGTHTHVQTADERILPKGTAFITDVGMTGPIDSIIGANPEEVIFKEKTGLPTKFSPSENPGLLCGVIIKLNSKNKAKSIKRIQLK; translated from the coding sequence ATGAATTTTTTAATGATAGGAGATGTATATTCAAAATCTGGAAGAGATGTTTTAGAAAAACAACTTAGTTCAATTGTTGAAAAAAATCAAATTGACTTTATTATTGTTAATGGTGAAAATATTAGTCATGGTAAAGGCATAAATAAAAATCATTATGATTTTCTTAAAAAATTAGGAGTAAATGTAATAACTAGTGGAAATCACATTTTTAAAGTAAAAGAGACTTTTGAATTTATTGATAGTGTAGATGATCTTTTAAGACCAGCAAATATGAATTCTTTTAATCTTGGTATTGGAACAAATCAATATAATTTTGGAAAAATTAAAATTAGAGTCACTAATATGATGGGTAAAAGTTTTATGGAACATGTAAATAATCCATATGAAGTTATGGATAAAATAATTAAAGAAAATACAGCTGATGTACATATTGTAGATTTTCATGCTGAAGCAAGTGCTGAAAAATTAGCATTTGCTTGAAATTATGATGGAATTTTAACAGCAGTACTTGGCACACACACACATGTTCAAACAGCAGATGAAAGGATTTTACCTAAGGGAACTGCGTTTATAACTGATGTTGGAATGACAGGGCCCATTGATTCTATAATTGGAGCAAATCCAGAAGAAGTTATTTTTAAAGAAAAAACAGGTTTGCCAACAAAGTTTTCTCCCTCAGAAAACCCTGGACTTCTTTGTGGAGTAATAATAAAATTAAACTCTAAAAATAAAGCAAAATCAATTAAAAGAATACAATTGAAATAA